A genomic segment from Nicotiana tabacum cultivar K326 chromosome 7, ASM71507v2, whole genome shotgun sequence encodes:
- the LOC142162214 gene encoding uncharacterized protein LOC142162214, producing the protein MKQFVDQRRTEREFQVGDMVYLKLQPYRQTFIALKKNLKLSSKYYGLFQVISRIGQVAYKLLLPPDSKVHPAQLIQRGNIVAVKVLVQWSNLPPKDASWEDYDFLKKKFSGFDANP; encoded by the exons ATGAAACAATTTGTTGATCAAAGGAGAACTGAAAGAGAATTCCAAGTTGGAGACATGGTATATTTAAAGTTGCAACCTTATAGACAAACATTCATTGCgttgaaaaagaatttgaagcTCAGCTCCAAGTACTATGGTCTTTTTCAAGTCATCAGTCGCATTGGTCAGGTAGCTTACAAACTATTGCTTCCACCGGACTCTAAAGTTCATCCAGC ACAACTGATTCAAAGAGGTAACATTGTTGCTGTTAAGGTCCTTGTTCAATGGTCTAACTTACCTCCTAAAGATGCTTCTTGGGAAGATTATGATTTTCTTAAGAAAAAGTTCTCAGGCTTTGATGCTAATCCTTGA